A stretch of the Arthrobacter sp. PAMC 25486 genome encodes the following:
- a CDS encoding TetR-like C-terminal domain-containing protein, with amino-acid sequence MTQQGSAQGRPRDTGIDERATAAVLFLLAKAPYNQLTLEAIAAQAQTSKPALRRRWQSMPGVVIHALIATLGSSPTPDTGCVHCDLTEGISSLARSFADSPLARALPGLMSDVANEPELHETFMNDYFEPRRASTRRVLESAILRGELRQTLDMELALDMLAAPLYHRVFFGHQPITTDVAEATVMAVLRGIATDTWPGHREI; translated from the coding sequence ATGACGCAACAGGGATCGGCTCAGGGGCGGCCACGGGACACTGGCATTGACGAGCGGGCCACGGCGGCCGTGCTTTTCCTCCTCGCCAAGGCGCCATATAACCAGCTGACCTTGGAAGCGATTGCTGCCCAGGCGCAGACCAGCAAGCCCGCGTTGCGCCGTCGCTGGCAGTCGATGCCCGGCGTCGTCATTCATGCCCTGATTGCCACCCTGGGCAGCTCGCCCACGCCGGACACCGGATGCGTGCATTGTGATCTCACCGAGGGCATCTCAAGCCTGGCCAGATCCTTTGCCGATTCGCCGCTGGCACGTGCCCTGCCAGGGCTCATGTCAGATGTGGCCAACGAGCCCGAACTGCACGAAACGTTCATGAACGACTACTTCGAACCCCGGCGGGCCAGTACGCGAAGAGTCTTGGAATCCGCAATTCTCCGTGGTGAACTGCGCCAAACCCTGGATATGGAGCTGGCCCTGGACATGCTGGCGGCGCCGCTTTATCACCGGGTGTTCTTTGGCCACCAGCCAATCACCACCGACGTGGCCGAGGCGACTGTCATGGCCGTGCTTCGTGGCATTGCGACGGACACGTGGCCCGGGCACCGCGAAATCTGA
- a CDS encoding MFS transporter, with product MDPSPTLASNTGRQQSDERGTGGIFSRELRGSTVGILLGIGVVAFESLGVATVLPTIATELGGMGSYGWGLAALMLANIIGTVVAGASIDRRGPLRTVIAGSIIFAAGCALAGAAASWELFIAARALQGLGVGAVMAYAYSVVVLAYPRRLHAVMFACLSSAWTIPSLLGPVLAGLLTAWLDWRVVFWALSPAMLLLLPLILPTVKGLARSPQVKVAGTASAAKMGRTTLYAVMLVAGAAVLLAGLELPSVALAAAAVILGTGAAVVALRHLTPAGTFKAARGAPAGIVIRFLLCAVYFGSEAFLPLGLMGIHGWPVTLAGAGLAAGALAWSAGSFLQARLDSRHPGRRHQAVTTGIAILVAGELLMGIAVSLPAMWGGWAVVGWAIGGVGMGIAFNAATSATMAASNPERTGSISASLQLSQTLATALIAGIGGAVIAGVGAGTTGFLTIFSITALLGIVGLLLGRRIQPSPAT from the coding sequence ATGGACCCGAGCCCAACCCTGGCCAGCAACACGGGCAGGCAACAATCCGACGAACGGGGAACTGGCGGGATATTCTCACGTGAGCTTCGCGGCTCCACCGTGGGAATCCTCTTGGGCATCGGCGTGGTCGCCTTTGAATCCCTGGGAGTTGCCACCGTCCTTCCCACCATTGCCACAGAGCTCGGTGGAATGGGCTCCTATGGCTGGGGCCTGGCCGCTTTGATGCTGGCCAACATCATCGGCACCGTTGTGGCAGGGGCAAGTATCGACCGACGCGGCCCGCTCCGGACAGTGATCGCCGGGAGCATCATCTTTGCCGCAGGGTGTGCCCTGGCGGGAGCAGCCGCCTCTTGGGAACTGTTCATTGCGGCCCGGGCGCTGCAGGGTTTGGGCGTTGGCGCCGTCATGGCCTACGCCTACAGCGTGGTGGTGCTGGCCTACCCTCGACGCCTCCATGCGGTCATGTTTGCCTGCCTGTCCTCGGCCTGGACCATTCCCTCGCTGCTGGGCCCCGTCTTGGCCGGACTGCTCACGGCCTGGCTTGATTGGAGAGTGGTCTTTTGGGCCCTCTCCCCCGCAATGTTGCTGCTGTTGCCCCTGATTCTGCCGACGGTAAAGGGCCTCGCACGTTCTCCTCAGGTCAAGGTCGCTGGCACAGCTTCCGCGGCGAAGATGGGCCGAACCACCCTGTATGCAGTGATGCTCGTTGCCGGTGCGGCGGTCCTGCTCGCCGGTCTCGAACTGCCCAGCGTGGCGCTGGCTGCCGCGGCGGTGATTCTTGGCACTGGCGCAGCCGTCGTGGCGCTGCGACATCTGACACCCGCCGGAACCTTCAAGGCGGCGCGGGGCGCCCCGGCCGGAATCGTCATTCGCTTCCTCCTGTGTGCCGTCTACTTTGGCTCTGAGGCGTTCCTGCCCCTGGGTCTCATGGGCATCCACGGCTGGCCGGTCACTTTGGCGGGTGCAGGACTCGCCGCGGGTGCGCTGGCCTGGTCGGCAGGATCATTCCTTCAGGCCCGCCTTGACTCGCGACATCCGGGCAGGCGTCACCAAGCAGTAACAACCGGCATTGCCATCCTGGTCGCCGGGGAGTTGCTGATGGGAATAGCGGTGTCCTTGCCCGCAATGTGGGGCGGCTGGGCCGTGGTGGGCTGGGCCATAGGCGGCGTGGGCATGGGCATTGCCTTCAACGCGGCCACTTCCGCGACAATGGCGGCGTCCAATCCGGAACGCACGGGCAGCATCAGCGCCAGCCTGCAACTGTCCCAAACTCTCGCGACGGCATTGATCGCCGGAATTGGCGGCGCAGTGATCGCAGGCGTCGGAGCAGGAACCACCGGATTCCTGACCATCTTCTCCATCACGGCGTTGCTGGGCATTGTCGGGCTGCTCCTGGGCCGGCGCATTCAACCTTCGCCAGCCACATAA